Proteins found in one Streptomyces sp. NBC_00461 genomic segment:
- the dapB gene encoding 4-hydroxy-tetrahydrodipicolinate reductase yields MSKLRVAVLGAKGRIGAEAVRAVEAAEDMELVAALGRGDALEALAESGAQVAVELTTPASVMENLEYCVGHGIHAVVGTTGWTDERLAQLNGWLAESPQTGVLIAPNFSIGAVLTMKFAQIAAPYFESVEVVELHHPKKVDAPSGTATRTAQLIAEARAKAGSAPAPDATETALDGARGASVDGIPVHAIRLRGLLAHQEVLLGGEGETLTVRHDSLHHSSFMPGILLGARRVVTTPGLTFGLEHFLDLG; encoded by the coding sequence ATGAGCAAGCTGCGTGTGGCGGTCCTCGGCGCGAAGGGCCGCATCGGTGCCGAGGCGGTACGAGCCGTCGAGGCGGCCGAGGACATGGAGCTGGTGGCCGCTCTCGGCCGGGGGGACGCGCTGGAGGCGCTGGCCGAGTCCGGCGCCCAGGTCGCGGTCGAACTCACCACCCCCGCCTCGGTGATGGAGAACCTCGAGTACTGCGTGGGCCACGGCATCCACGCGGTCGTCGGCACGACCGGCTGGACCGACGAGCGCCTCGCGCAGTTGAACGGCTGGCTGGCCGAGTCCCCGCAGACGGGTGTCCTCATCGCGCCCAACTTCTCCATCGGCGCCGTCCTCACGATGAAGTTCGCGCAGATCGCCGCGCCCTACTTCGAGTCGGTCGAGGTCGTCGAACTGCACCACCCCAAGAAGGTGGACGCCCCCTCCGGCACCGCCACGCGCACGGCACAGCTCATCGCCGAGGCCCGCGCGAAGGCGGGTTCGGCCCCGGCACCGGACGCCACGGAGACGGCCCTGGACGGTGCGCGCGGCGCCAGCGTCGACGGCATCCCGGTGCACGCGATCCGGCTGCGCGGCCTGCTCGCCCACCAGGAGGTCCTGCTCGGCGGCGAGGGCGAGACCCTGACCGTCCGGCACGACTCCCTGCACCACAGCAGCTTCATGCCGGGCATCCTGCTGGGCGCCCGCCGCGTGGTGACCACCCCGGGCCTGACCTTCGGCCTGGAACACTTCCTGGACCTGGGCTGA
- a CDS encoding ribonuclease J encodes MSHPHPQLGLPAPLPEGGLRVTPLGGLGEIGRNMTVFEYGGRLLIVDCGVLFPEEEQPGIDLILPDFSSVRDRLDDIDGIVLTHGHEDHIGGVPYLLREKPDIPLIGSKLTLALIEAKLQEHRIRPYTLEVAEGNRERVGPFDCEFVAVNHSIPDALAVAIRTPAGMVVHTGDFKMDQLPLDGRLTDLHAFARLSEEGIDLLLADSTNAEVPGFVPPERDISNVLRQVFGSARKRIIVASFASHVHRIQQILDAAHEYGRRVAFVGRSMVRNMGIARDLGYLKVPPGLVVDVKTLDDLPDSEVVLVCTGSQGEPMAALSRMANRDHQIRIVDGDTVILASSLIPGNENAVYRVINGLTRWGANVVHKGNAKVHVSGHASAGELLYFYNICRPKNLMPVHGEWRHLRANAELGALTGVPHDRIVIAEDGVVVDLVEGKAKISGKVQAGYVYVDGLSVGDVGEPALKDRKILGDEGIISVFLVVDSSTGKITGGPHIQARGSGIEDSAFGGVIPKITEVLERSAQDGVVEPHQLQQLIRRTLGKWVSDTYRRRPMILPVVVEV; translated from the coding sequence TTGAGTCATCCGCATCCCCAACTCGGCCTGCCCGCGCCGCTTCCCGAAGGTGGCCTGCGCGTCACCCCACTGGGCGGTCTCGGCGAGATCGGCCGGAACATGACGGTCTTCGAATACGGCGGCCGTCTTCTGATCGTCGACTGCGGCGTGCTCTTCCCCGAGGAGGAGCAGCCCGGGATCGACCTGATCCTGCCGGACTTCTCGTCCGTCAGGGACCGCCTCGACGACATCGACGGCATCGTCCTCACGCACGGCCACGAGGACCACATCGGCGGCGTCCCCTATCTCCTGCGCGAGAAGCCGGACATCCCGCTGATCGGCTCCAAGCTGACCCTCGCCCTCATCGAGGCCAAGCTCCAGGAGCACCGCATCCGCCCGTACACCCTGGAGGTGGCGGAGGGTAACCGCGAACGCGTGGGCCCCTTCGACTGCGAGTTCGTCGCGGTCAACCACTCCATCCCGGACGCCCTGGCGGTCGCGATCCGCACCCCCGCCGGCATGGTCGTCCACACCGGCGACTTCAAGATGGACCAGCTCCCGCTGGACGGCCGTCTCACGGACCTCCACGCGTTCGCGCGACTGAGCGAGGAGGGCATCGACCTGCTCCTCGCCGACTCGACGAACGCAGAGGTTCCCGGCTTCGTCCCGCCCGAGCGCGACATCTCCAACGTCCTGCGCCAGGTGTTCGGGTCCGCCCGCAAGCGGATCATCGTGGCGAGCTTCGCCAGCCACGTCCACCGCATCCAGCAGATCCTGGACGCGGCCCACGAGTACGGCCGCAGGGTCGCCTTCGTCGGCCGCTCGATGGTCCGCAACATGGGCATCGCGCGGGACCTGGGATATTTGAAGGTCCCGCCGGGCCTGGTCGTTGACGTGAAGACACTGGACGACCTGCCCGACAGCGAGGTCGTGCTGGTCTGCACGGGCTCACAGGGTGAGCCGATGGCGGCCCTGTCCCGCATGGCCAACCGCGATCACCAGATCCGCATCGTCGACGGCGACACGGTGATCCTGGCGTCGTCCCTGATCCCCGGCAACGAGAATGCGGTCTACCGCGTGATCAACGGCCTGACCCGCTGGGGCGCCAACGTCGTCCACAAGGGCAACGCCAAGGTGCACGTCTCGGGCCACGCGTCCGCGGGCGAGCTCCTGTACTTCTACAACATCTGCCGCCCGAAGAACCTGATGCCGGTCCACGGCGAATGGCGCCACCTGCGCGCCAACGCCGAACTGGGCGCCCTGACCGGCGTCCCGCACGACCGCATCGTCATCGCCGAGGACGGCGTGGTCGTCGACCTCGTCGAGGGCAAGGCGAAGATCTCGGGCAAGGTCCAGGCGGGTTACGTCTACGTCGACGGGCTCTCGGTCGGCGACGTGGGCGAGCCGGCCCTGAAGGACCGGAAGATCCTCGGCGACGAGGGCATCATCTCGGTCTTCCTGGTGGTGGACTCGTCCACGGGCAAGATCACGGGCGGCCCGCACATCCAGGCACGCGGCTCGGGCATCGAGGACTCGGCCTTCGGCGGCGTGATCCCGAAGATCACCGAGGTGCTGGAACGCTCGGCCCAGGACGGGGTGGTGGAGCCGCACCAGCTGCAGCAACTCATCCGCCGCACCCTCGGCAAGTGGGTCTCCGACACGTATCGGCGCAGGCCGATGATCCTCCCTGTCGTGGTGGAGGTCTGA
- the thyX gene encoding FAD-dependent thymidylate synthase, with the protein MRHRVGWCLPGDAMIRVGTGKNGRTKRLADIHEDWMPGVPDPDSTGRTRGLKTSQNLLADTVDLKTGLAEKAPVADVFESGVKPILKVATTNGKALRCTADHRVWTPDGWVRAGDLRAGDRVGQLGGVGVGRRAGVPEHLRVRWEGVVSVVPDGKEMTYDLSMPPPHHNFIADGFVVHNSYNEESGRYRELQPVFYVPGKDRRLVQQGRPGRYEFVHGTPEQQQAVAAAMEESYRHSYAAYQEMLAAGVAREVARATLPVGLFSSMYATCNARSLMHFLSLRTRHALAKVPSFPQREIEMVGEKMEAEWARLMPLTHAAFNTNGRVAP; encoded by the coding sequence ATGCGCCACCGGGTCGGATGGTGCCTGCCGGGTGACGCCATGATCCGTGTCGGCACCGGCAAGAACGGCAGGACCAAACGCCTCGCGGACATCCATGAGGACTGGATGCCGGGTGTGCCCGATCCCGATTCCACGGGGCGTACGCGCGGGCTGAAGACCTCGCAGAACCTCCTGGCCGACACCGTCGATCTGAAGACCGGGCTGGCGGAGAAGGCGCCCGTGGCGGACGTGTTCGAGTCCGGCGTGAAGCCGATCCTCAAGGTGGCGACGACCAACGGCAAGGCCCTGCGCTGCACCGCGGACCACCGTGTGTGGACGCCCGACGGCTGGGTTCGCGCGGGCGACCTGCGCGCCGGCGACCGGGTCGGGCAACTGGGCGGCGTGGGTGTCGGCCGGCGGGCAGGTGTCCCGGAGCACCTCCGCGTGCGCTGGGAGGGCGTCGTCTCCGTCGTCCCCGACGGGAAGGAGATGACCTACGACCTCTCCATGCCGCCGCCGCACCACAACTTCATCGCTGACGGTTTCGTCGTACACAACTCGTACAACGAGGAGTCCGGGCGATACCGCGAGCTCCAGCCGGTCTTCTACGTCCCCGGCAAGGACCGCAGGCTGGTCCAGCAGGGCCGCCCCGGCAGGTACGAGTTCGTCCACGGCACCCCCGAACAGCAACAGGCCGTGGCCGCCGCCATGGAGGAGTCCTACCGGCACTCCTACGCCGCGTACCAGGAGATGCTGGCGGCCGGCGTCGCCCGCGAGGTCGCCCGCGCCACCCTCCCGGTCGGCCTGTTCTCCTCCATGTACGCCACCTGCAACGCCCGCTCGCTGATGCACTTCCTCAGCCTGCGCACCCGGCACGCCCTGGCGAAGGTCCCGTCCTTCCCGCAGCGGGAGATCGAGATGGTCGGCGAGAAGATGGAGGCCGAGTGGGCCCGGCTCATGCCGCTCACACACGCCGCCTTCAACACGAACGGCCGTGTGGCGCCGTAG
- a CDS encoding PH domain-containing protein, giving the protein MPLPFLTADRAFEAADDIALPFDDRDRWRRPYRPGPWRVGAAALWLLLASFVLFAAVIIAFTAPAPEAAVVFGIALAVIAVALRLLRVGAWVSARGLRQVSFFGTRTTPWDRIVAVRTVQQPVRWLGLPRTVQGQALVLVRNDRAAQDAPVLLTTHSADFLARAGSFDRAADAIEAWAAEHRRD; this is encoded by the coding sequence GTGCCCCTGCCCTTCCTGACGGCCGACCGCGCTTTCGAGGCAGCCGACGACATCGCGCTGCCCTTCGACGACCGCGACCGTTGGCGGCGCCCCTACCGTCCGGGGCCCTGGCGGGTGGGCGCTGCGGCGCTCTGGCTGCTGCTCGCCTCGTTCGTGCTGTTCGCCGCGGTCATCATCGCGTTCACCGCCCCGGCCCCGGAGGCCGCTGTGGTCTTCGGCATCGCGCTGGCCGTCATCGCGGTCGCCCTGCGACTGCTGCGCGTGGGCGCATGGGTGAGTGCGCGCGGACTGCGCCAGGTGAGCTTCTTCGGCACGCGTACGACCCCCTGGGACCGGATCGTCGCCGTGCGGACGGTGCAGCAGCCGGTGCGCTGGCTCGGGCTGCCGCGCACGGTGCAGGGGCAGGCGCTGGTCCTCGTACGCAATGACCGCGCGGCGCAGGACGCGCCCGTGCTGCTGACCACCCACAGCGCCGACTTCCTGGCGCGGGCCGGGTCGTTCGACCGGGCGGCGGACGCGATCGAGGCATGGGCGGCGGAGCACAGGCGCGACTGA
- the dapA gene encoding 4-hydroxy-tetrahydrodipicolinate synthase codes for MAPTSTPQTPFGRVLTAMVTPFTADGALDLDGAQRLATHLVDAGNDGLIINGTTGESPTTSDAEKSDLVRAVLEAVGDRAHVVAGVGTNDTHHSTELAQAAEKVGAHGLLVVTPYYNKPPQEGLYRHFKAVADAAELPVMLYDIPGRSGVPISSETLVRLAEHPRIVANKDAKGDLGRASWAIARSGLAWYSGDDMLNLPLLSVGAVGFVSVVGHVVTPDLRALVDAFVSGDVQKATEIHQKLLPVYTGMFRTQGVMTTKAALALQGLPAGPLRAPMVECTPEEIAQLKIDLAAGGVQL; via the coding sequence ATGGCTCCGACCTCCACTCCGCAGACCCCCTTCGGGAGGGTCCTCACCGCCATGGTCACGCCGTTCACGGCGGACGGCGCACTCGACCTCGACGGCGCTCAGCGGCTCGCCACCCACCTGGTGGATGCAGGCAACGACGGCCTGATCATCAACGGCACCACCGGCGAGTCCCCCACGACCAGCGACGCGGAGAAATCGGATCTCGTACGGGCCGTACTGGAGGCGGTCGGCGACCGCGCCCACGTCGTGGCCGGAGTCGGCACGAACGACACCCACCACAGCACCGAGCTCGCCCAGGCCGCCGAGAAGGTCGGCGCCCACGGCCTCCTGGTCGTGACGCCGTACTACAACAAGCCCCCGCAGGAAGGCCTGTACCGGCACTTCAAGGCCGTCGCCGACGCCGCCGAGCTGCCGGTCATGCTCTACGACATCCCGGGCCGCAGCGGCGTGCCGATCAGCTCCGAGACGCTGGTCCGCCTCGCGGAGCACCCGCGGATCGTCGCCAACAAGGACGCCAAGGGTGACCTCGGCCGCGCGAGCTGGGCCATCGCGCGCTCCGGCCTCGCCTGGTACTCCGGCGACGACATGCTGAACCTGCCGCTGCTCTCCGTGGGCGCGGTCGGTTTCGTCTCCGTCGTCGGCCATGTGGTCACGCCCGACCTGCGCGCCCTCGTTGACGCCTTCGTCTCCGGCGACGTACAGAAGGCCACGGAGATCCACCAGAAGCTGCTCCCGGTCTACACGGGCATGTTCCGCACCCAGGGAGTCATGACCACCAAGGCCGCCCTCGCCCTCCAGGGCCTGCCCGCGGGACCCCTGCGGGCACCCATGGTCGAGTGCACGCCCGAGGAGATCGCCCAGCTCAAGATCGATCTTGCTGCGGGCGGGGTACAGCTCTAA
- a CDS encoding polyribonucleotide nucleotidyltransferase, translating into MENETHYAEAVIDNGSFGTRTIRFETGRLAKQAAGSAVAYLDDDTMVLSATTASKNPKDQLDFFPLTVDVEERMYAAGKIPGSFFRREGRPSEDAILTCRLIDRPLRPSFKKGLRNEIQVVATIMALNPDHLYDVVAINAASASTQLAGLPFSGPIGGVRVALINNQWVAFPTHSELEDAVFDMVVAGRVLEDGDVAIMMVEAEATDKTIQLVKGGAEAPTEEVVAAGLDAAKPFIKVLCKAQADLASKAAKPTGEFPIFLDYQDDVLEALTGAVRPELASALTIAGKQERESELDRVKALAAEKLLPEFEGREKEISAAYRSLTKQLVRERVIKEKKRIDGRGVTDIRTLAAEVEAIPRVHGSAVFERGETQILGVTTLNMLRMEQQLDTLSPVTRKRYMHNYNFPPYSTGETGRVGSPKRREIGHGALAERALVPVLPTREEFPYAIRQVSEALSSNGSTSMGSVCASTMSLLNAGVPLKAPVAGIAMGLISQDIEGETHYVTLTDILGAEDAFGDMDFKVAGTKEFVTALQLDTKLDGIPASVLAAALKQARDARLHILDVMMEAIDTPDEMSPNAPRIITVKIPVDKIGEVIGPKGKMINQIQEDTGADITIEDDGTIYIGAVDGPSAEAARTTINSIANPTMPEVGERYLGTVVKTTTFGAFVSLLPGKDGLLHISQIRKLAGGKRVENVEDVLGVGAKVQVEIAEIDSRGKLSLIPVIEGEESDDKKDDTDQ; encoded by the coding sequence GTGGAGAACGAGACCCACTACGCCGAGGCCGTCATCGACAACGGCTCCTTCGGCACTCGCACCATCCGCTTCGAGACGGGCCGCCTGGCCAAGCAGGCCGCCGGCTCCGCCGTGGCGTACCTGGACGACGACACCATGGTGCTGTCGGCCACCACCGCCTCCAAGAACCCCAAGGACCAGCTCGACTTCTTCCCCCTGACGGTGGACGTCGAGGAGCGGATGTACGCCGCCGGCAAGATCCCCGGCAGCTTCTTCCGCCGTGAGGGCCGTCCCTCCGAGGACGCCATCCTCACCTGTCGCCTCATCGACCGCCCGCTGCGCCCGTCCTTCAAGAAGGGCCTGCGCAACGAGATCCAGGTCGTCGCCACCATCATGGCGCTCAACCCCGACCACCTGTACGACGTCGTGGCGATCAACGCCGCCTCCGCGTCCACGCAGCTGGCCGGTCTGCCCTTCTCCGGCCCGATCGGCGGCGTCCGCGTCGCGCTGATCAACAACCAGTGGGTCGCGTTCCCGACGCACTCCGAGCTCGAGGACGCCGTCTTCGACATGGTCGTCGCCGGTCGCGTCCTGGAGGACGGCGACGTCGCGATCATGATGGTCGAGGCCGAGGCCACCGACAAGACCATCCAGCTGGTCAAGGGCGGCGCCGAGGCGCCCACCGAGGAGGTCGTCGCCGCCGGTCTGGACGCCGCGAAGCCCTTCATCAAGGTGCTCTGCAAGGCCCAGGCCGACCTCGCGTCGAAGGCCGCCAAGCCGACCGGCGAGTTCCCGATCTTCCTCGACTACCAGGACGACGTCCTGGAGGCGCTCACCGGCGCCGTCCGCCCGGAGCTCGCCTCCGCGCTGACCATCGCGGGCAAGCAGGAGCGCGAGTCCGAGCTGGACCGCGTCAAGGCGCTCGCCGCCGAGAAGCTCCTGCCGGAGTTCGAGGGCCGCGAGAAGGAGATCTCCGCCGCGTACCGCTCGCTCACCAAGCAGCTGGTCCGTGAGCGCGTGATCAAGGAGAAGAAGCGCATCGACGGCCGTGGCGTCACGGACATCCGTACGCTCGCCGCCGAGGTCGAGGCCATCCCGCGCGTGCACGGCTCCGCGGTGTTCGAGCGTGGCGAGACCCAGATCCTGGGCGTCACCACCCTCAACATGCTCCGCATGGAGCAGCAGCTGGACACCCTCTCCCCGGTGACCCGCAAGCGCTACATGCACAACTACAACTTCCCGCCGTACTCCACCGGCGAGACCGGCCGCGTGGGCTCCCCGAAGCGCCGCGAGATCGGCCACGGAGCGCTCGCCGAGCGCGCCCTGGTGCCGGTCCTGCCGACGCGCGAGGAGTTCCCCTACGCGATCCGCCAGGTCTCCGAGGCGCTGAGCTCGAACGGCTCGACGTCCATGGGCTCGGTCTGCGCCTCCACCATGTCGCTGCTGAACGCCGGTGTGCCGCTGAAGGCCCCCGTCGCCGGTATCGCCATGGGCCTGATCTCCCAGGACATCGAGGGCGAGACGCACTACGTCACCCTCACCGACATCCTCGGTGCGGAGGACGCCTTCGGCGACATGGACTTCAAGGTCGCCGGCACCAAGGAGTTCGTGACCGCCCTCCAGCTCGACACCAAGCTGGACGGCATCCCGGCCTCCGTCCTGGCCGCCGCTCTGAAGCAGGCCCGTGACGCCCGCCTCCACATCCTCGACGTGATGATGGAAGCGATCGACACGCCGGACGAGATGTCCCCGAACGCCCCGCGGATCATCACCGTCAAGATCCCCGTGGACAAGATCGGTGAGGTCATCGGCCCCAAGGGCAAGATGATCAACCAGATCCAGGAGGACACCGGCGCCGACATCACGATCGAGGACGACGGCACGATCTACATCGGCGCGGTCGACGGACCGTCCGCCGAGGCCGCCCGCACCACGATCAACAGCATCGCCAACCCGACCATGCCGGAGGTCGGCGAGCGCTACCTGGGCACGGTCGTGAAGACGACCACCTTCGGTGCGTTCGTGTCGCTGCTCCCGGGCAAGGACGGTCTGCTGCACATCTCGCAGATCCGCAAGCTCGCCGGCGGCAAGCGCGTGGAGAACGTCGAGGACGTTCTCGGTGTGGGCGCCAAGGTCCAGGTCGAGATCGCCGAGATCGACTCCCGCGGCAAGCTCTCCCTGATCCCGGTCATCGAGGGCGAAGAGAGCGACGACAAGAAGGACGACACCGACCAGTGA
- a CDS encoding M16 family metallopeptidase — protein sequence MTSSSSTATARTSSEARAVARTQTLIKGENGIGTVRKTTLPGGLRIVTETLPSVRSATFGIWAHVGSRDETPSLNGATHYLEHLLFKGTTRRSALDISSAIDAVGGEMNAFTAKEYTCYYARVLDADLPLAIDVVCDMLTGSLIIEEDVDVERGAILEEIAMTEDDPGDCVHDLFAHTMFGDNPLGRPVLGTVDTVNALTADRIRRFYKKHYDPTHLVVAAAGNVDHNKVVRQVRAAFEKAGAFRNAEAAPIAPRDGRRTIRTSGRVELLGRKTEQAHVVLGMPGLARTDDRRWALGVLNTALGGGMSSRLFQEVREKRGLAYSVYSYTSGFADCGLFGVYAGCRPSQVHDVLKICRDELDHVAEHGLSDDEIDRAIGQLRGSTVLGLEDTGALMNRIGKSELCWGEQMSVDDLLVRIASVTPDDVRSVAREILGQRPSLSVIGPLKDKQAARLNDAVA from the coding sequence GTGACGTCGAGCAGCTCCACGGCGACGGCCCGCACCTCTTCGGAGGCGCGGGCCGTCGCCCGTACCCAAACCCTGATCAAGGGCGAGAACGGCATCGGCACGGTCCGCAAGACCACCCTCCCGGGCGGACTGCGCATCGTCACCGAGACCCTGCCCTCGGTGCGCTCCGCGACCTTCGGCATCTGGGCGCACGTCGGCTCCCGCGACGAGACGCCGTCCCTGAACGGTGCCACGCACTACCTGGAGCACCTGCTCTTCAAGGGCACCACGCGCAGGTCCGCACTCGACATCTCCTCCGCGATCGACGCGGTCGGCGGCGAGATGAACGCGTTCACGGCGAAGGAGTACACGTGCTACTACGCACGCGTGCTCGACGCCGACCTGCCCCTCGCCATCGACGTCGTCTGCGACATGCTGACCGGCTCGCTCATCATCGAGGAGGACGTCGACGTCGAGCGCGGCGCCATCCTCGAAGAGATCGCGATGACCGAGGACGACCCGGGCGACTGCGTGCACGACCTGTTCGCGCACACCATGTTCGGCGACAACCCCCTCGGCCGCCCGGTCCTCGGCACGGTCGACACCGTCAACGCCCTCACCGCCGACCGCATCCGGCGCTTCTACAAGAAGCACTACGACCCGACCCACCTCGTGGTCGCGGCGGCCGGCAACGTCGACCACAACAAGGTCGTACGACAGGTCCGCGCGGCCTTCGAGAAGGCGGGCGCCTTCAGGAACGCCGAGGCGGCCCCCATCGCCCCGCGCGACGGCCGCCGCACGATCCGCACGTCGGGCCGCGTGGAACTCCTCGGCCGCAAGACCGAACAGGCGCACGTCGTCCTCGGCATGCCCGGACTGGCCCGCACGGACGACCGCCGCTGGGCCCTCGGGGTGCTCAACACGGCGCTCGGCGGCGGCATGTCGTCCCGCCTGTTCCAGGAGGTCCGCGAGAAGCGCGGCCTGGCCTACAGCGTGTACTCGTACACCTCGGGCTTCGCCGACTGCGGCCTGTTCGGCGTCTACGCCGGCTGCCGGCCCTCGCAGGTCCACGACGTGCTGAAGATCTGCCGCGACGAACTGGACCATGTCGCCGAGCACGGCCTCTCCGACGACGAGATCGACCGCGCCATCGGCCAGCTGCGCGGCTCCACGGTCCTGGGCCTTGAGGACACGGGCGCGCTGATGAACCGTATCGGCAAGAGCGAGCTGTGCTGGGGCGAGCAGATGTCCGTCGACGACCTGCTGGTCCGGATAGCCTCGGTCACCCCGGACGACGTCCGCTCGGTCGCCCGCGAGATCCTGGGACAGCGGCCCTCGCTGTCGGTCATCGGCCCGCTCAAGGACAAGCAGGCGGCCCGTCTGAACGACGCCGTCGCCTGA
- a CDS encoding DegT/DnrJ/EryC1/StrS family aminotransferase, producing the protein MLRAAGVGVGDEVVVPAFGNAEVAGAVALAGALPVFADIDPLTYCLDASAVEAAVTSRTAAIVVVHRFGRPADITRLHGVGQRHQLLVLEQGESEVPYDEIAQRRERAAYLDAKLRGVRTPDGGDGHTYQQYVVRVPGNGRPDRDAFARAVRSRGVECRVPVKTPVHRLPEFRRCVHLPETERAADETLALPVDAALTKRDMQRIVGACNALGGLLQPAF; encoded by the coding sequence ATGCTCAGGGCCGCCGGCGTCGGTGTCGGTGACGAGGTTGTCGTGCCGGCCTTCGGGAACGCCGAGGTCGCCGGAGCGGTCGCCCTCGCGGGTGCGCTGCCGGTGTTCGCCGACATAGATCCGTTGACGTACTGCCTGGACGCGTCCGCTGTCGAGGCAGCCGTAACTTCGCGGACGGCGGCGATCGTTGTCGTGCACCGCTTCGGTCGGCCGGCTGACATCACGCGGCTGCACGGTGTGGGACAGCGGCACCAGCTCCTGGTGCTGGAGCAGGGCGAGTCAGAGGTGCCGTACGACGAGATCGCTCAACGACGGGAGCGTGCCGCTTATCTCGACGCCAAGTTGAGGGGCGTACGGACGCCCGACGGTGGTGACGGGCACACGTATCAGCAGTACGTCGTCCGGGTGCCCGGGAACGGGCGGCCGGACCGGGATGCCTTTGCCCGGGCCGTGCGGTCCAGGGGAGTTGAGTGCCGGGTGCCGGTGAAGACGCCCGTGCACAGGCTGCCGGAATTCCGTCGGTGCGTGCACTTGCCCGAGACCGAGCGGGCGGCCGATGAGACCCTCGCGCTGCCTGTGGACGCCGCGTTGACGAAGCGGGACATGCAGCGGATCGTCGGCGCGTGCAACGCACTGGGCGGACTGCTCCAGCCTGCTTTCTGA